A genomic window from Flavobacterium hankyongi includes:
- a CDS encoding alpha/beta fold hydrolase: MEKIIYFLFTKSLGLYINLISFLHPKKANELTYEYFSHPREGKLDRERLPQFLHETLTENIQIGNHRFPVYIWQGNETKILLIHGWESNASRWESFLPHLKKSGCTIIAIDAPAHGLATGKEFSIPKYAEFIHKTVEKYNPLYLIGHSIGGKTCLYYKYLYPNDNIEKMVILGAPSDFKILIKNYVNILSLNSRLASNLEKNYMERYKKKLEDFSSRKFVTNLKIKGLIIHDVDDKVVSINEGKKIAEAWKDAKFIETKGLGHSMHDDVLYQNIYTFLFE; this comes from the coding sequence ATGGAGAAAATTATCTATTTTTTATTCACCAAATCGTTGGGTCTATACATAAACCTAATAAGTTTTTTGCATCCAAAAAAAGCAAACGAACTAACATATGAATACTTTAGCCATCCAAGAGAAGGCAAATTAGATAGAGAAAGACTCCCTCAATTTTTACACGAGACTCTTACAGAAAATATTCAAATAGGAAATCATAGATTTCCAGTTTATATTTGGCAAGGTAACGAGACAAAAATCTTATTAATACATGGTTGGGAAAGCAATGCTTCCAGATGGGAAAGCTTTTTACCACATTTAAAGAAATCAGGTTGCACAATAATTGCAATAGACGCTCCAGCTCACGGGCTAGCCACTGGAAAAGAATTTAGCATTCCTAAATATGCAGAATTTATTCATAAAACGGTAGAAAAATACAATCCTCTATATTTAATTGGACATTCTATAGGAGGTAAAACTTGTTTGTATTACAAATATCTTTACCCTAATGACAATATAGAAAAAATGGTCATTTTAGGAGCTCCTAGTGACTTTAAAATTCTTATCAAAAATTATGTGAATATTTTAAGTTTAAACTCTAGACTAGCTTCAAACCTTGAAAAAAATTACATGGAAAGATATAAGAAAAAACTTGAAGATTTTTCGAGTCGAAAATTTGTTACAAATCTAAAAATCAAAGGTCTAATTATTCATGATGTAGATGACAAAGTAGTTTCTATAAATGAAGGAAAAAAAATAGCCGAAGCATGGAAAGACGCTAAATTTATCGAAACCAAAGGCTTAGGACATAGTATGCACGACGATGTTTTGTATCAAAACATCTACACATTCTTATTTGAATGA